A region from the Phycodurus eques isolate BA_2022a chromosome 12, UOR_Pequ_1.1, whole genome shotgun sequence genome encodes:
- the lmo7a gene encoding LIM domain only protein 7 isoform X7: MADNKESLTYRRSVSLTPKVTTQFNQFLPTKDKATGYVPAPLRKKRAERNDDSRRSWANPVHGEEDDFPITRQRQASDSFDGSKSTSDISEEPVLVRRRSQYEALEKYREQTKMGDDKWQDDLSKWKNRRKSVNSDIVRKKEDREKVEQITSGGSTRISKTYKEMQDDRENRRSGSIGSRIGLLSFDDDSDVFERPKPRTRDSLSRSYTVDTLYHSSGSSEAAQKEDNPPDVPLRSTKPEADAANAPGGTATRSSFHRPKPSETASSLRSSVFDRTAKTEESSPPSRASQKVSEPKNPVKVQPPSSGSLYKPPLARKTETNAAAVSRISASLPRSYQRSDSVRLSSVVTPRPFGTQRSRLGSLTRTLTSDDSNSRVNGSVAVSKNPPVPSRYRQFMTAEDVARSRSSPAHSSEDEDDDDEQEETTGKSVTSASSISSHPVHVKREVSAKEPHKESSCEMRISLNQKPNSSRDFGFDVAWDSGVAHVKSIQAGSPAETFQLQAGDEVLTVNGHRVADMSYLDWKASMDRALREGSVVMDIRRHGKSNWDRDPSSLPFQGHKTINLTRTDHPILVGFPDAGSANTLDFTSLTDTSAKLATHSVVDLASNGVDGVFPKVSMMTAESEPISMINLKRRSEFFEKGGADSAMPNILVPPITTSSTRWSWDPEEERRRQEKWQREQERQLQEKYKRDQEKLQEEWTKAQQEISSSVPQPEPVGTSFASRELERQRERLEQERKRREEEEEEEEQERSKLEVERKRAEEVFERQRQEMRRREEELERERQEVERKRREQEKELERQMQEMRRREEELERQKQQEEERAREEERRKREVEEERQRQEEEERRRRNREKEEEERRKRKVEEERQRQEEEERRRRSREEEEEERRKREVEEERQRQEEEERRRRSREEEEEERRKREVEEERQRQEEEERRRRSREEEERRQREEEEELLWQRRREAEKEELRRRLAAAEERQRRERERAVEGQRAKSLEEEERLQSRATGSDVTDAKGPQPTSQAELQRQQLLNDMKKKTNLLTDSSWIRPRSATAPAPEDPPSTRRGVSLDRPDNPHDSWRSSWTPGSHSHIPNYSRPLSASAPFHGGGRSGSTFRGPAAETTPWSRRSSSPSPSSLSPAASPEPGSDAGGRQQRSRSVSGKKVCTLCHTALGKGAAMIIESLGLCYHLTCFKCIDCKSALGGSEAGAEVRIRNKQLYCNSCYVRFKTGEPTSM, from the exons ATGGCCGATAACAAGGAGTCTCTTACTTATCGCCGCTCCGTTTCCCTCACGCCGAAGGTCACCACCCAGTTCAACCAGTTCCTGCCCACTAAAGACAAGGCCACGGGATACGTGCCCGCTCCGCTGAGGAAGAAACGGGCCGAGCGCAACGACGACAGCCGACGCAGCTGGGCCAACCCCGTTCACGGGGAGGAGGACGACTTCCCGATCACTAG ACAACGGCAAGCATCAGACAGTTTCGATGG GAGCAAATCAACAAGCGACATCTCGGAAGAACCTGTGCTGGTCAGACGGCGGTCTCAGTATGAGGCTCTCGAGAAATACCGCGAGCAGACCAAGATGGGTGATGATAAGTGGCAGGAT GATCTCAGCAAATGGAAGAACCGGCGCAAGAGCGTCAACTCTGACATCGTTAGAAAGAAAGAAGACAGGGAGAAGGTTGAGCAAATCACGTCCGGCGGCAGCACCAGAATCTCCAAGACCTACAAAGAGATGCAAGATGACCG GGAAAACAGGCGAAGCGGCAGCATCGGCAGCCGCATCGGGTTGCTCAGCTTTGACGACGACAGCGACGTATTCGAGAGACCGAAACCCCGTACTCGAGACAGCCTGAGCAGGAGCTACACCGTTGACACCCTTTATCACTCCTCTGGCTCATCTGAAGCTGCCCAGAAAGAGGACAACCCGCCCGATGTCCCGCTCAGATCCACCAAACCGGAAGCCGATGCTGCAAACGCTCCCGGCGGGACCGCCACCCGTAGCTCCTTCCACAGACCCAAACCTTCCGAGACCGCATCCTCGCTCAGGAGTTCAGTCTTCGACCGTACGGCCAAAACGGAGGAGAGCTCGCCTCCTTCTCGAGCCTCACAAAAGGTTTCAGAGCCAAAGAACCCAGTCAAGGTGCAGCCCCCATCATCTGGTTCTCTGTACAAACCACCGCTGGCCAGAAAGACCGAAACCAACGCTGCAGCCGTTTCTCGGATATCCGCCTCGCTGCCTAGGAGCTACCAGAGATCGGATAGCGTGCGACTGTCATCAGTGGTCACGCCCAGACCTTTTGGGACCCAGCGGTCCCGCCTCGGCTCACTTACCCGGACCCTCACA TCGGACGACTCCAACAGTCGCGTCAACGGCAGCGTCGCCGTTTCCAAGAACCCGCCGGTGCCGAGCCGCTATCGTCAGTTCATGACCGCCGAAGACGTGGCCCGGTCGCGGTCGAGCCCCGCCCACAGCAGCGAGGATGaggatgacgacgacgagcaaGAGGAGACCACGGGCAAGAGCGTCACGTCCGCGTCCAGCATCTCATCACACCCAGTCCACGTCAAGAGGGAAGTTTCAGCCAAGGAACCCCACAAG GAAAGTTCCTGCGAGATGCGGATCAGCCTGAACCAGAAGCCCAACAGCAGTCGAGACTTCGGCTTTGATGTGGCGTGGGACTCTGGCGTGGCTCACGTCAAGTCCATCCAAGCCG GCAGCCCAGCTGAGACGTTCCAGTTGCAGGCTGGGGACGAGGTGCTGACTGTCAACGGCCACCGGGTGGCGGACATGAGCTACCTGGACTGGAAAGCCAGCATGGACCGGGCTCTGCGAGAGGGCAGCGTGGTGATGGACATCAGGCGTCATGGCAAGAGCA ACTGGGACAGAGATCCGTCTTCCCTGCCATTTCAAGGCCATAAGACCATCAATCTGACCCGTACGGATCATCCCATACTTGTAGGTTTCCCCGACGCAGGCTCCGCCAACACGTTGGATTTCACTTCGCTCACAGACACGTCCGCCAAGCTCGCCACCCACTCGGTGGTG GATCTGGCTTCCAATGGCGTCGATGGTGTTTTCCCCAAAGTGTCCATGATGACCGCAG AATCAGAGCCCATTTCTATGATAAACTTAAAACGGAGGTCAGAGTTTTTTGAGAAAG gaggAGCAGACTCTGCCATGCCAAAT ATACTCGTTCCGCCAATAACTACGTCTTCGACTCGCTGGTCTTGGGATCCCGAAGAGGAGCGCAGGAGGCAGGAGAAGTGGCAGAGGGAGCAGGAGCGCCAACTACAG GAGAAATATAAGCGTGACCAGGAGAAATTGCAGGAGGAGTGGACAAAGGCCCAGCAGGAGATCTCCAGCAGTGTCCCACAACCCGAG CCCGTGGGCACGAGCTTCGCCTCCCGGGAGCTGGAGCGGCAGCGAGAGAGGCTGGAGcaagagaggaagaggagggaggaggaggaggaggaggaggagcaggagcgcTCGAAGCTGGAGGTGGAAAGGAAGCGGGCGGAGGAAGTGTTTGAGCGCCAAAGGCAGGAGATGCGGAGGCGGGAGGAGGAGCTGGAGCGAGagagacaggaagtggagaggaagaggagggagcaGGAGAAAGAACTGGAGCGCCAAATGCaggagatgaggaggagggaggaagagCTCGAGCGCCAGAAGCaacaggaggaggagagggcgagggaggaggagaggaggaagagggaagTGGAGGAGGAGCGCCAAAggcaggaggaagaggagaggaggaggaggaacagggagaaggaggaggaggagaggaggaagaggaaagtGGAGGAGGAGCGCCAAAggcaggaggaagaggagaggaggaggaggagcagggaggaggaggaggaggagaggaggaagagggaagTGGAGGAGGAGCGCCAAAggcaggaggaagaggagaggaggaggaggagcagggaggaggaggaggaggagaggaggaagagggaagTGGAGGAGGAGCGCCAAAggcaggaggaagaggagaggaggaggaggagcagggaggaggaggagaggaggcagagggaggaggaggaggagctgctGTGGCAGAGGAGGAGAGAGGCGGAGAAGGAGGAGCTGAGGAGGAGGCTGGCTGCCGCCGAGGAGCGCCAGCGGCGAGAGAGGGAGCGTGCCGTCGAGGGGCAACG ggCGAAGTCACTTGAGGAGGAAGAAAGACTTCAGAGCAGAG CGACAGGAAGCGACGTGACGGACGCAAAGGGTCCGCAGCCGACGTCGCAGGCGGAGCTTCAGCGCCAGCAGCTCCTGAACGACATGAAAAAGAAGACCAACTTGCTGACGGACAGCAGCTGGATCCGCCCACGCTCGGCCACCGCGCCCGCTCCCGAGGACCCGCCGTCCACGCGCAG GGGCGTCTCCCTCGACCGCCCGGATAACCCCCACGACTCCTGGCGTTCGTCGTGGACACCCGGGAGCCACTCCCATATCCCAAACTACTCCCGGCCTCTCTCCGCCAGCGCTCCCTTTCACGGCGGCGGACGCTCCGGCTCGACCTTCCGGGGCCCGGCGGCCGAGACGACCCCCTGGTCTCGACGGTCGTCGTCCCCTTCGCCCTCTTCGCTGTCTCCCGCCGCCTCGCCAGAACCGGGTTCTGACGCAGGTGGTCGGCAGCAGCGCAGCAG GTCGGTGAGCGGTAAGAAAGTGTGCACGCTGTGCCACACGGCGCTGGGAAAGGGAGCGGCCATGATCATCGAGTCCCTCGGCCTCTGTTATCATTTGACCTGTTTTAAG TGCATCGACTGCAAGTCGGCCCTCGGGGGATCGGAGGCCGGGGCTGAAGTCCGAATCCGAAACAAGCAGCTCTACTGTAACTCCTGCTACGTGCGATTCAAAA CTGGCGAGCCCACCTCGATGTGA